CGACTTGGCCTTATGATGCTCGGGATCGTCGTGTTTACGGCAGTCCTTGTCGGCTTGCAATGGCTGCTCCAGAAGTTCCACACGCCGGCCGTTATCGTCGCGATCATCACCTTGGTGTTGGCGCTCGTCGTGTATTGGGGCTACGAGCGCTACACCGAGCGCCGCATCCCGGCGGAGGTTGCGCCGAAGCGCATGCTGCGGTTGACGATCCTCGGCTTGTTGTTCGGACTCGTCATCTTTTCGATAACGATCGGAGTCATCGCGCTTGCCGGCGACTATCGCATCATCGGCTCAGCGTGGAGTACGGCGCTCCTCGTCGCCTTCGTCGCGCTTCTTGCGGACGCCGCGGCTGAAGAGATCATCTTTCGCGGATTCATCTTCCGGACGTGCCGAGATCTGTGGGGACCGTGGATTGCGCTCGCGATATCCGCGGTGCTTTTCGGCGCAATCCATGCGTTCAATCCGCACGCGACGGTCGTCAGCAGTGTTGCAATCGCGATCGAGGCCGGCGTGTTGCTCGCGGTCGCGTACGCCGTAACCGAAAGTTTGTGGTTCCCGATCGGAATTCATGCGGGCTGGAATTTCTCGGAAAGCATGATCTACGGTACGAATGTCTCGGGCATCGTCGTGCACG
Above is a genomic segment from Candidatus Baltobacteraceae bacterium containing:
- a CDS encoding type II CAAX endopeptidase family protein; the encoded protein is MLRVLKRLGLMMLGIVVFTAVLVGLQWLLQKFHTPAVIVAIITLVLALVVYWGYERYTERRIPAEVAPKRMLRLTILGLLFGLVIFSITIGVIALAGDYRIIGSAWSTALLVAFVALLADAAAEEIIFRGFIFRTCRDLWGPWIALAISAVLFGAIHAFNPHATVVSSVAIAIEAGVLLAVAYAVTESLWFPIGIHAGWNFSESMIYGTNVSGIVVHDTLFSSRLAGPDVLTGGSFGPEASIVAVAVCLVASLALGWSRRRIA